The following proteins are encoded in a genomic region of Diabrotica virgifera virgifera chromosome 1, PGI_DIABVI_V3a:
- the LOC114329397 gene encoding general odorant-binding protein 19d-like isoform X1, with product MKYLVIVAIFFVSAQAIDPKIVAEFMEKVTRFGEKCMEETKATSEDVAQIMAHTIPVSHEGKCMISCVYKAFKIQNEDGTMNSEETLKLMERIKESDAELFEKMMKIMKTCHGRPELIVSDPCVTAVNVGVCAVIEGKALGIKSEMFGM from the exons ATGAAGTATCTCGTGATTGTTGCGATATTCTTCGTCTCAGCACAAGCA ATTGACCCCAAAATAGTCGCAGAATTTATGGAAAAAGTTACAAGATTTGGAGAAAAGTGTATGGAAGAGACGAAAGCAACGAGTG aGGATGTTGCCCAAATCATGGCACATACAATTCCAGTCAGTCACGAAGGAAAGTGCATGATCTCGTGTGTCTACAAAGCATTCAAAATC CAAAATGAAGACGGAACCATGAACTCTGAAGAAACATTGAAGCTGATGGAGAGGATCAAAGAAAGCGACGCAGAATTATTCGAAAAAATGATGAAAATAATGAAAACTTGCCATGGAAGGCCAG AACTTATTGTCTCAGATCCATGTGTGACAGCTGTCAATGTGGGGGTATGTGCAGTGATTGAAGGAAAAGCG CTCGGCATCAAATCCGAAATGTTTGGAATGTGA
- the LOC114329397 gene encoding general odorant-binding protein 19d-like isoform X2: MKYLVIVAIFFVSAQAIDPKIVAEFMEKVTRFGEKCMEETKATSEDVAQIMAHTIPVSHEGKCMISCVYKAFKIQNEDGTMNSEETLKLMERIKESDAELFEKMMKIMKTCHGRPELIVSDPCVSMRLA, encoded by the exons ATGAAGTATCTCGTGATTGTTGCGATATTCTTCGTCTCAGCACAAGCA ATTGACCCCAAAATAGTCGCAGAATTTATGGAAAAAGTTACAAGATTTGGAGAAAAGTGTATGGAAGAGACGAAAGCAACGAGTG aGGATGTTGCCCAAATCATGGCACATACAATTCCAGTCAGTCACGAAGGAAAGTGCATGATCTCGTGTGTCTACAAAGCATTCAAAATC CAAAATGAAGACGGAACCATGAACTCTGAAGAAACATTGAAGCTGATGGAGAGGATCAAAGAAAGCGACGCAGAATTATTCGAAAAAATGATGAAAATAATGAAAACTTGCCATGGAAGGCCAG AACTTATTGTCTCAGATCCATGTGTTAGCATGAGACTCGCATAG